In Ischnura elegans chromosome 6, ioIscEleg1.1, whole genome shotgun sequence, one genomic interval encodes:
- the LOC124160866 gene encoding dnaJ homolog subfamily C member 27-like isoform X1 codes for MDQKRHFKRPFRIKIISVGDNGVGKTCLIKRYYEKRFVPQYYATIGIDYGVTKTVVDKKDISVNIFDLSGDPIFYEVRNEFYKGTQGAILVYDVTSRKSFQALDMWLLEMQQEMSSAEFERTVVTVCANKVDKGVRRAIDEAEGRLWADLHAFPYFETSAKTGLGVQVAFETLFTNIVRAQEFARLSSSRPTARPPPTDTSGVGRPPNVDGVSGLGGDHAVTVHRLLNAPDDFEKLGLQRGATVEEINRAYRRLAMLLHPDKTVAPGAEEAFKVLSAVRASLLQRVQQIDPLLSPSPDSPP; via the exons ATGGATCAAAAGCGGCATTTTAAGAGACCTTTTAGGATCAAGATTATCAGTGTAGGAGACAATGGAGTGGGGAAA acctgtttaATAAAGAGGTACTACGAAAAGCGCTTTGTTCCTCAATATTATGCCACAATTGGCATTGATTACGGCGTCACGAAGACGGTGGTAGATAAAAAAGACATTAGTGTAAATATTTTCGATTTATCGGGGGATCCTATATTTTATGAG GTTAGAAATGAATTCTACAAAGGTACTCAGGGTGCTATACTTGTTTACGACGTTACAAGCCGAAAAAGTTTTCAAGCCCTAGATATGTGGTTGTTGGAGATGCAGCAGGAGATGTCCAG TGCAGAGTTTGAGCGAACTGTTGTGACTGTGTGTGCCAACAAGGTAGACAAAGGTGTTCGAAGAGCTATTGATGAAGCTGAAGGGAGACTTTGGGCTGACCTACATGCCTTCCCCTACTTTGAAACATCAGCCAAAACAGGTCTAGGAGTTCAGGTCGCATTTGAG ACCCTGTTCACCAACATCGTGAGGGCTCAGGAGTTTGCAAGACTCTCCAGTTCTCGACCAACTGCACGGCCTCCTCCAACTGATACTTCGGGTGTCGGACGACCACCTAATGTTGATGGTGTTTCTGGATTGGGTGGTGACCATGCAGTGACTGTTCATCGTCTCCTGAATGCCCCTGATGACTTTGAGAAGTTGGGACTTCAGAGAGGGGCTACAGT GGAGGAAATCAACCGGGCATATAGAAGGCTTGCCATGCTGCTACACCCTGACAAAACGGTGGCACCAGGGGCTGAAGAGGCATTTAAAGTGCTGTCTGCTGTCCGGGCATCCCTTCTGCAAAGGGTGCAGCAAATAGATCCACTACTTTCCCCATCCCCTGACTCTCCACCTTAA
- the LOC124160866 gene encoding dnaJ homolog subfamily C member 27-like isoform X2, which yields MEWGNAEFERTVVTVCANKVDKGVRRAIDEAEGRLWADLHAFPYFETSAKTGLGVQVAFETLFTNIVRAQEFARLSSSRPTARPPPTDTSGVGRPPNVDGVSGLGGDHAVTVHRLLNAPDDFEKLGLQRGATVEEINRAYRRLAMLLHPDKTVAPGAEEAFKVLSAVRASLLQRVQQIDPLLSPSPDSPP from the exons ATGGAGTGGGGAAA TGCAGAGTTTGAGCGAACTGTTGTGACTGTGTGTGCCAACAAGGTAGACAAAGGTGTTCGAAGAGCTATTGATGAAGCTGAAGGGAGACTTTGGGCTGACCTACATGCCTTCCCCTACTTTGAAACATCAGCCAAAACAGGTCTAGGAGTTCAGGTCGCATTTGAG ACCCTGTTCACCAACATCGTGAGGGCTCAGGAGTTTGCAAGACTCTCCAGTTCTCGACCAACTGCACGGCCTCCTCCAACTGATACTTCGGGTGTCGGACGACCACCTAATGTTGATGGTGTTTCTGGATTGGGTGGTGACCATGCAGTGACTGTTCATCGTCTCCTGAATGCCCCTGATGACTTTGAGAAGTTGGGACTTCAGAGAGGGGCTACAGT GGAGGAAATCAACCGGGCATATAGAAGGCTTGCCATGCTGCTACACCCTGACAAAACGGTGGCACCAGGGGCTGAAGAGGCATTTAAAGTGCTGTCTGCTGTCCGGGCATCCCTTCTGCAAAGGGTGCAGCAAATAGATCCACTACTTTCCCCATCCCCTGACTCTCCACCTTAA